The following are encoded together in the Anoplopoma fimbria isolate UVic2021 breed Golden Eagle Sablefish chromosome 13, Afim_UVic_2022, whole genome shotgun sequence genome:
- the ccdc92 gene encoding coiled-coil domain-containing protein 92 codes for MASANVTLENQLHSTQKNLLFLQQDHASTLKGLHAEIRRLQQQCTDLTYELTVRSSDPSDSGEVRCKELQRRCEELEAQLKKKEEENTELLRDLEQKNAMISVLENTIKEREKKYLEELKMKSHKLAVLSGELEQRASTIAYLTSQLHATKKKLLAGSSSEASPNVSPVTSYKPSPPPAKDRQPETPRRRMKKSLSQPLHPELTEVYRLGPDGRRLVLRETVDAMPDPTPFLQAGRDSPEPQVVRERPAVIPPISSERSPMAPLGASPRHSPARDRQHRAHVGVAHRIPHGTPPMAPPQAELETLAVDQVKDEKVVRKRSGTDRTV; via the exons ATGGCATCAGCAAATGTTACACTGGAAAATCAGCTGCACAGTACACAGAAAAACCTGCTCTTCCTCCAGCAGGACCATGCCAGCACGTTGAAGGGGCTACACGCAGAGATCCGCAGGTTACAACAGCAATGCACAG ATCTGACATATGAGCTCACTGTGAGAAGCTCTGATCCCTCAG aCAGCGGTGAAGTCCGCTGCAAGGAGCTGCAAAGGAGGTGTGAGGAGCTTGAGGCCCAGCtcaagaagaaggaggaggagaacacagagCTGCTCAGGGACCTTGAGCAGAAGAACGCCATGATCTCTGTCCTGGAAAACACCattaaggagagagagaagaagtacctggaggagctgaagatgaagagcCACAAGCTGGCTGTTTTATCCGGGGAGCTGGAGCAGAGAGCGAGCACGATTGCTTACCTGACCTCACAGCTTCACGCCACCAAGAAGAAGCTGTTGGCCGGCAGTTCGTCTGAGGCCAGCCCCAACGTTAGTCCAGTCACTTCATACAAGCCCTCGCCTCCACCGGCCAAAGACAGGCAACCTGAAACCCCACGGCGACGCATGAAGAAGAGTCTCTCCCAGCCTCTTCACCCAGAGTTGACTGAGGTGTATCGGCTCGGCCCGGACGGTAGGCGGTTGGTTCTGCGGGAGACCGTAGACGCCATGCCAGACCCCACACCTTTCCTGCAGGCCGGGAGAGACTCTCCCGAACCGCAGGTGGTGCGAGAACGGCCTGCCGTCATCCCTCCTATATCCTCCGAGCGCTCCCCCATGGCTCCCCTGGGTGCCAGCCCCCGACACAGCCCTGCTCGGGACCGTCAGCACAGGGCTCACGTGGGCGTGGCCCACCGCATTCCACATGGCACCCCTCCAATGGCCCCACCGCAAGCAGAGCTGGAGACACTGGCAGTGGACCAGGTCAAAGATGAGAAGGTTGTGCGGAAGCGCTCGGGAACTGACAGAACAGTTTAA